In Pararge aegeria chromosome 27, ilParAegt1.1, whole genome shotgun sequence, one genomic interval encodes:
- the LOC120635799 gene encoding phosphatidylserine decarboxylase proenzyme, mitochondrial, translating into MFPPTRIRSCLPVINPMFRRMRPHKPFRQTIHNQTKSVNNGFSTANELQKTKWMNFRAIFTRWMPLGSVIYVGWCYIRASVNYELSKVEIKFYEMFPFRITSRLWGKLASCELPISIRTFVYGTYVRLFNVNLNDAAVTDLTYYKSLSAFFTRALRDGARYISPAACVSPCDGIVLNCGPADTDKIEQVKGVTYSLEEFLGENKWSKTNDKSYYNSLLKNKKNILHQCIIYLAPGDYHRFHSPCDWTSNFRRHFSGKLLSVNPWLARLIPGLFTINERAVYVGEWKHGFFSMTAVGATNVGSIEIYSDPDLRTNTKGRRNRIDDIEMHRVTYKKGELFGQFNMGSTIILLFEAPADFKFELNAGERVLVGQALTTASKEFSR; encoded by the coding sequence ATGTTCCCGCCGACGCGCATTCGTAGCTGCCTTCCCGTCATTAATCCGATGTTTCGGCGGATGAGACCTCACAAACCATTTCGGCAGACGATTCACAATCAAACAAAGAGCGTCAATAACGGTTTCAGTACGGCTAATGAGCTTCAGAAGACGAAATGGATGAATTTCCGAGCGATATTCACGCGATGGATGCCTTTAGGGAGTGTTATTTACGTGGGATGGTGTTATATACGCGCGAGCGTGAATTACGAGCTCTCcaaagtggaaataaaattttacgaaaTGTTCCCATTTCGAATCACGAGCAGATTGTGGGGGAAGCTAGCGTCCTGCGAGCTGCCAATCTCGATAAGGACCTTCGTTTACGGTACGTACGTAAGATTGTTCAATGTTAACTTAAACGACGCTGCGGTAACAGATCTCACGTATTACAAAAGTTTGTCCGCCTTCTTTACACGCGCGTTGAGAGACGGCGCACGATACATATCACCAGCAGCGTGTGTATCACCATGCGATGGTATAGTCCTAAACTGTGGCCCCGCTGATACTGATAAGATTGAGCAAGTCAAAGGTGTGACATATAGCCTTGAAGAGTTCCTAGGCGAGAACAAATGGTCTAAAACAAACGATAAGAGTTACTATAATTCCCttttaaagaacaaaaaaaatattctacaccaatgtataatatatttagctCCTGGGGACTATCATAGGTTCCATTCCCCCTGCGATTGGACGTCAAACTTTCGTAGGCATTTCTCAGGCAAGCTTTTGTCTGTAAACCCATGGTTGGCGCGATTAATTCCTGGACTTTTTACTATCAACGAGAGAGCTGTTTACGTAGGGGAATGGAAACATGGATTCTTCTCTATGACAGCTGTGGGAGCTACTAATGTTGGTTCTATAGAGATTTATAGTGACCCTGACTTAAGAACAAACACTAAAGGAAGGCGAAATCGCATTGACGACATAGAGATGCATCGAGTGACCTATAAAAAGGGGGAGTTATTCGGTCAATTCAATATGGGCAGTACAATAATCCTGCTGTTTGAAGCCCCAGCGGATTTCAAGTTTGAGTTGAATGCGGGCGAAAGAGTGCTTGTTGGCCAAGCGTTGACTACAGCATCTAAGGAGTTTTCTAGATGA